A window from Dehalobacter sp. encodes these proteins:
- the trxB gene encoding thioredoxin-disulfide reductase — MYDLIIIGGGPAGLTAAIYAARGGLKTAVVESMMPGGQAAATEKIENYPGFPEGITGFDLMNAFYKQAMNQGAEFIFEPVLHLDLQKEMKTVVTGQQTLEAKAMIIAAGSKPRFLGVAGEDTFHGRGVSYCATCDGAFYKGKKVAVIGGGNAALEEGVYLTKFASEVYIVHRRKEFRASQIAAQRAKENPKVKFVLDSVVQEIAGNDKVQKIILKNAGSGAVEEIEVDGVFIYIGTEPNTKFTSEYFEVDQYGYIITDALLKTNINGVYAAGDIRNTPLRQVATAVGDGALAAVQVEKYLTKME; from the coding sequence ATGTATGATCTGATTATTATCGGAGGCGGCCCTGCAGGGCTTACAGCAGCCATTTATGCGGCAAGGGGCGGATTAAAAACAGCAGTTGTCGAATCCATGATGCCGGGCGGGCAGGCAGCGGCGACGGAAAAAATTGAAAATTATCCGGGATTTCCGGAAGGGATTACCGGCTTCGATTTAATGAATGCTTTTTATAAACAAGCCATGAATCAGGGCGCCGAATTCATTTTCGAACCGGTCCTGCATCTGGATCTTCAGAAAGAAATGAAGACGGTTGTGACCGGACAGCAAACCCTCGAAGCGAAAGCGATGATCATTGCTGCCGGATCCAAGCCGCGTTTTTTGGGCGTAGCGGGAGAAGATACCTTTCACGGACGCGGCGTATCGTATTGTGCCACTTGTGATGGGGCGTTTTATAAAGGAAAGAAAGTTGCTGTCATCGGCGGCGGAAACGCCGCGCTTGAGGAAGGTGTCTACCTGACGAAGTTTGCATCTGAAGTCTATATCGTTCACCGCCGAAAAGAATTCAGAGCTTCGCAGATAGCAGCCCAAAGGGCGAAAGAAAACCCGAAAGTTAAGTTTGTTCTGGACAGTGTTGTTCAGGAGATCGCCGGTAATGATAAAGTACAAAAAATAATTCTTAAGAATGCCGGTTCTGGGGCTGTGGAAGAAATCGAGGTTGACGGTGTCTTTATTTATATCGGCACCGAACCAAATACCAAGTTTACGTCAGAATACTTCGAAGTCGATCAATATGGGTATATTATCACAGATGCTTTGCTGAAAACAAATATTAATGGGGTCTATGCGGCCGGAGATATCCGTAATACCCCTTTGAGACAGGTTGCAACCGCAGTCGGGGATGGAGCGCTTGCGGCAGTTCAGGTTGAAAAGTATCTGACGAAAATGGAATAG
- a CDS encoding LysM peptidoglycan-binding domain-containing protein, protein MYFGRKSGYMNQPPAVNMMNQPDMTGMMNQPEMTGMMNQQDMMGMMNPEMMSQYEQMGPEGMYAEQTQSGYTCDPCGCTPYYEHMEVHKPLPEVYVVQKGDTVYKIAQRYGLDWRELAGYNHLGNPDLIYPGERLFIPPRY, encoded by the coding sequence ATGTACTTCGGAAGAAAATCCGGCTATATGAATCAGCCGCCGGCTGTAAATATGATGAATCAGCCTGATATGACCGGTATGATGAATCAGCCTGAGATGACTGGTATGATGAACCAGCAGGATATGATGGGCATGATGAACCCGGAAATGATGTCTCAGTATGAACAGATGGGTCCTGAAGGCATGTATGCGGAGCAGACGCAGTCAGGGTATACCTGCGATCCATGCGGCTGTACACCTTATTATGAACACATGGAGGTTCATAAGCCGCTGCCGGAAGTTTATGTCGTTCAAAAAGGGGATACCGTTTACAAAATTGCGCAGAGATATGGACTGGATTGGCGTGAACTTGCTGGGTATAACCATCTAGGCAATCCCGATCTTATCTATCCCGGTGAAAGACTTTTTATTCCTCCCAGATATTAA